In a genomic window of Thermosynechococcus sp. CL-1:
- a CDS encoding heme oxygenase (biliverdin-producing) has translation MTTSLATKLREGTKKAHTMAENVGFVRCFLKGTVEKSSYRKLVASLYHVYSAMEQEMERLKDHPIVGKIYFPELNRKNSLERDLTYYFGSNWREEITPSPATQAYVARIHEVANTAPELLVAHSYTRYLGDLSGGQILKGIAERAMNLQNGEGTAFYRFEAISDEKAFKQLYRQRLDELAVDEATAQQIVDEANAAFGMNMKIFQELEGNLIRAIGQLLFNTLTRRKQRGSTELATAE, from the coding sequence ATGACGACGTCTCTAGCGACGAAATTGCGCGAAGGCACCAAAAAAGCCCACACCATGGCCGAGAACGTTGGCTTTGTGCGTTGCTTCCTCAAAGGCACCGTGGAAAAAAGCTCCTACCGCAAACTCGTTGCCAGCCTCTATCACGTTTACAGTGCTATGGAACAGGAGATGGAACGGCTCAAAGACCATCCCATTGTGGGCAAGATTTACTTTCCGGAGCTGAACCGCAAAAACAGCCTTGAGCGAGATCTCACCTACTACTTTGGTTCCAATTGGCGGGAAGAAATTACCCCCTCGCCCGCGACTCAAGCCTATGTTGCCCGCATCCACGAAGTGGCGAACACCGCCCCCGAACTGTTGGTGGCGCACTCCTACACCCGTTACCTTGGCGATCTTTCCGGCGGCCAAATCCTCAAGGGGATTGCTGAGCGGGCGATGAACCTACAAAATGGCGAAGGTACGGCGTTTTATCGCTTTGAGGCCATTAGTGACGAAAAGGCCTTTAAGCAACTCTATCGCCAACGCTTGGATGAGCTGGCCGTAGATGAAGCAACGGCGCAGCAGATTGTGGATGAGGCCAATGCCGCCTTTGGGATGAATATGAAGATCTTCCAAGAACTGGAGGGCAACCTCATCAGAGCCATTGGCCAGTTGCTCTTTAATACCCTCACCCGTCGCAAACAGCGCGGCAGCACCGAGTTGGCCACTGCCGAGTAG
- a CDS encoding SDR family oxidoreductase, with the protein MYLVTGATGQLGLRVVRRCITLGLPVRAFVRLTSQYDLLKEWGAEIFIGDLQQPRDIQAAMAGVEAVICCHGSQLLSRAIQAIDYRATLDVIQAAQEQGVRHITLISPLAVTGDRQQSPFLKAKYEVEQVLISSGLNYTIFRCPTLMSSLLPLAERFQQTGVYIVLGDPQHRLQLLSPEDLARCILMASQASQPAIFSLAHPEVLTRQEIADRLGRFFNKRPFVMTVPLGVIDGARQFLGVMNRDLEASLGTLRTLLAYESLCPASEIERAQTYFQLSFESLETFLDRYF; encoded by the coding sequence ATGTATCTGGTCACGGGTGCCACAGGACAATTGGGTTTGCGGGTGGTGCGCCGCTGTATCACGTTGGGGCTACCCGTACGAGCCTTTGTGCGCCTAACGAGCCAATACGATCTCCTCAAGGAATGGGGTGCCGAGATTTTCATTGGCGATCTGCAACAGCCCCGCGATATTCAGGCTGCCATGGCGGGCGTGGAGGCGGTGATTTGCTGCCATGGTAGTCAGTTACTCAGCCGTGCTATTCAGGCCATTGATTACCGTGCCACGTTGGATGTGATTCAGGCGGCTCAGGAACAGGGGGTACGCCATATAACCTTGATTTCTCCTTTGGCGGTGACGGGCGATCGCCAGCAGTCCCCCTTTCTCAAGGCCAAGTACGAAGTCGAGCAGGTGCTCATCAGCAGTGGCCTCAACTACACCATTTTTCGCTGCCCCACCCTTATGTCTAGTTTGCTGCCCCTTGCGGAGCGCTTTCAGCAGACGGGGGTTTACATTGTCCTTGGAGATCCCCAGCACCGCCTGCAACTGCTCAGTCCCGAGGATTTAGCCCGCTGTATTCTCATGGCTAGTCAAGCCAGCCAACCGGCCATTTTTAGCTTGGCACATCCAGAGGTCTTAACCCGCCAAGAGATTGCCGATCGCCTTGGTCGCTTTTTCAATAAACGCCCCTTTGTCATGACGGTTCCCCTAGGCGTGATTGACGGCGCTCGTCAGTTTTTGGGAGTGATGAATCGGGATCTTGAGGCCAGCCTAGGAACGCTGCGAACCCTATTGGCCTATGAAAGTCTCTGCCCTGCCAGTGAAATTGAACGTGCCCAAACCTATTTTCAACTCTCCTTTGAGTCTTTAGAGACCTTCTTGGATCGCTACTTCTAG
- the argH gene encoding argininosuccinate lyase produces MTAQPQPWSQRFEQALHPAIARFNASIGFDIRLIEYDLTGSQAHARMLAKTGIISPEEAETLIQGLEQIRQEYRAGQFTPGIEAEDVHFAVERRLTELVGEVGKKLHTARSRNDQVATDIRLYLRSEIDHILRQLRQWQRTLLDLAESHIETLIPGYTHLQRAQPLSLAHHLLAYVEMAERDSERLRQIRERVNVSPLGAGALAGTTFPIDRHDTAALLGFREPYRNSLDAVSDRDFAIEFLCAASLIMVHLSRLSEEIILWASEEFAFVKLTDACATGSSIMPQKKNPDVPELVRGKTGRVFGHLQALLVIMKGLPLAYNKDLQEDKEALFDAVDTVRACLEAMTILMAEGVVFQPERLAAAVESDFANATDVADYLASKGVPFREAYNLVGQVVKTCLAQGKFLKDLSLEEWQALHPAFAADIYERIAPRQVVAARNSYGGTGFDQVRQALAAARDRLNDF; encoded by the coding sequence GTGACCGCCCAACCCCAGCCTTGGAGCCAGCGCTTTGAACAAGCCCTCCACCCGGCGATCGCCCGCTTTAATGCCAGTATTGGCTTTGATATTCGCCTCATTGAATACGACCTCACCGGCTCCCAAGCCCATGCCCGCATGCTGGCAAAAACGGGGATTATTTCCCCTGAGGAAGCCGAAACGCTGATTCAAGGCCTAGAGCAAATTCGCCAAGAATACCGCGCGGGTCAGTTTACTCCCGGTATTGAAGCGGAGGATGTGCACTTTGCCGTCGAACGCCGCCTCACAGAACTGGTGGGGGAGGTGGGTAAGAAACTGCATACGGCGCGATCGCGCAACGATCAGGTGGCCACCGATATTCGCCTTTACCTGCGCTCAGAAATTGACCATATTCTTCGACAACTGCGACAGTGGCAGCGCACGCTTCTGGATCTTGCAGAGTCCCACATTGAAACCTTGATTCCTGGCTACACTCACCTGCAACGGGCACAACCCCTGAGCTTGGCTCACCATCTACTGGCCTATGTGGAAATGGCCGAGCGCGACAGCGAGCGACTGCGGCAAATTCGTGAGCGGGTGAATGTCTCTCCCTTAGGAGCTGGGGCACTGGCGGGCACAACGTTTCCCATCGATCGCCACGACACAGCAGCATTGTTGGGTTTTCGCGAACCCTATCGCAATAGCCTCGATGCCGTCAGCGATCGCGATTTTGCCATTGAATTTCTCTGTGCCGCCAGCTTGATCATGGTGCATCTATCGCGGCTCTCGGAGGAGATTATTCTGTGGGCCTCTGAGGAATTTGCCTTTGTCAAGCTCACCGACGCCTGTGCCACGGGTTCTAGCATCATGCCCCAAAAGAAAAATCCCGATGTGCCGGAGTTGGTGCGGGGCAAAACAGGACGGGTGTTTGGCCATTTGCAAGCCCTCTTGGTGATCATGAAGGGGCTACCCTTGGCCTACAACAAGGATCTCCAAGAAGATAAAGAAGCCCTGTTCGATGCTGTTGATACTGTGCGTGCCTGTCTAGAGGCGATGACGATCCTGATGGCGGAGGGGGTGGTGTTTCAACCCGAACGCTTGGCGGCGGCTGTGGAGAGTGATTTTGCCAATGCCACGGATGTCGCCGATTACTTGGCCAGTAAGGGGGTGCCCTTCCGTGAGGCCTATAACTTGGTGGGGCAGGTGGTGAAAACCTGTCTTGCTCAAGGGAAATTTCTCAAAGACCTCAGCCTTGAAGAATGGCAAGCCCTGCACCCCGCCTTTGCAGCGGATATTTACGAACGCATTGCACCGCGACAGGTGGTGGCTGCCCGCAATAGCTACGGGGGCACAGGGTTTGATCAGGTGCGCCAAGCCCTTGCTGCTGCCCGCGATCGCCTTAATGATTTTTAA
- a CDS encoding TldD/PmbA family protein yields MTLDFSAAQHLSHELFAALKPTEALFVEIASESSQFIRFNRARVRQIGTVEDTVVTLRLQSQQRTASTSFPYTGTADLAAALDHLAQLRSETVQLPLDPYLVPPTDTGSIQDTYLGRLPDPEAVVETILTPVQGLDFVGIYSGGTIARGSFNSAGQEHWFATETFCLDYSLFTAAGKAVKNSYASTHWDTVIYQAQIEGDRQQLARLEQPPRQLAAGRYRTYFAPAAVAELVGMLSWGAVSEAAYRQGGSALAKLREGATLSPLFSLQEDFTTGTVPRFNADGDIAPPCLSLIDRGKLQTLLISRRTAQEYNLVANGANRQETLRSPLLLPGTLPEQEVLAALDTGLYVGNLHYLNWSDRPNGRMTGMTRYACFWVEQGKIVAPITDLRFDDSLYEFWGDNLEALTDTPVWVANTDTYERRSLGGMTVPGMLVKAFNFTL; encoded by the coding sequence ATGACCCTTGACTTTTCTGCTGCTCAGCACCTGAGCCATGAGCTGTTTGCTGCCCTGAAACCGACAGAGGCGCTTTTCGTTGAAATTGCCAGTGAATCCAGCCAGTTTATCCGCTTCAATCGGGCGCGGGTGCGGCAAATTGGCACGGTAGAAGATACGGTGGTGACCCTGCGGTTGCAATCGCAGCAACGGACGGCTAGCACCTCTTTTCCCTATACGGGAACGGCAGATCTAGCGGCTGCCCTAGATCACTTGGCGCAATTGCGTTCAGAAACCGTGCAACTTCCTCTGGATCCTTACCTTGTGCCACCAACGGATACCGGTTCCATTCAGGATACCTACCTTGGTCGCTTACCTGATCCTGAGGCCGTCGTAGAAACGATTCTGACACCCGTTCAAGGCCTTGATTTTGTCGGCATTTACAGTGGCGGCACGATCGCGCGTGGGAGCTTTAACTCCGCTGGACAGGAACACTGGTTTGCCACAGAAACCTTTTGCTTGGACTACTCCCTCTTTACGGCGGCGGGCAAGGCGGTGAAAAATAGCTATGCCAGTACCCATTGGGACACTGTCATCTATCAAGCTCAAATTGAGGGCGATCGCCAGCAACTAGCACGATTAGAACAGCCTCCCCGTCAGTTAGCAGCGGGACGCTATCGCACCTACTTTGCCCCGGCAGCGGTAGCTGAACTGGTGGGCATGCTCTCTTGGGGAGCAGTCAGTGAGGCGGCCTATCGTCAAGGCGGCAGTGCCCTCGCCAAATTACGGGAAGGGGCAACCCTCTCTCCCCTCTTTAGTTTGCAGGAGGACTTTACCACAGGAACGGTGCCCCGCTTTAATGCCGATGGCGATATTGCGCCCCCTTGCTTGTCTTTGATTGATCGCGGGAAATTGCAAACGTTACTCATTAGTCGGCGCACCGCTCAAGAATACAACCTCGTGGCCAATGGTGCCAACCGCCAGGAAACCCTGCGATCGCCCCTCCTCTTGCCGGGCACTCTACCAGAGCAGGAGGTGCTGGCTGCCCTCGATACGGGTCTCTATGTGGGCAATTTACACTACCTCAACTGGAGCGATCGCCCCAATGGCCGCATGACCGGCATGACCCGCTATGCCTGCTTTTGGGTAGAGCAGGGCAAAATTGTTGCACCCATTACAGACCTGCGCTTTGATGACAGTCTCTATGAGTTTTGGGGAGACAACCTCGAAGCCCTGACGGACACCCCCGTTTGGGTTGCCAACACCGACACCTATGAACGTCGTTCCCTTGGGGGTATGACTGTGCCGGGGATGCTGGTCAAGGCCTTTAACTTTACCCTCTAG